CCGTGATGGCCGCGTTGCCCGCGGTGGCCTTGACCCCGGGCGGTGCGCCCGGCGGGCTGGCCGGGTTCGGCGGGGGCGCCTGCTGTTGCTGCTGTGCCGGTGGTGGTTTCGGTGGCTCGGGCTGGGGTTTGGCCGGTGGTTGCCGCGGCTGGGCCGGAGGTGTCACCGGCTGCTGCGGTGGCGGCGGACTGGTCGGTGTCTGCGGTGCGGCGACCGGCACCGGCTTCACCTCGCCGTCGCCTGCCACGACCAGCACGTGCCCGCCGTCGTGGCTGTCGACGTAGATCCGGGAGTCCTCGCCCTTGGCCAGGCGCGGCTGGCCGGGTGGCATCGGCACATCGTGCTTGAGGTGGCCTTGCGGGTCGTAGGTCAGTACGGAGTTCTTCGCGCGGTCGAGCAGCACCACCGCCTGCCCGGCGGAGGCGAGGTCGGCGTAGTCCCCGGCGGGCAGGTCGACCGAGACCGGCGGCGACTTGGCCGGGCCGGGGTCCACCAGGTGCATCCGGTGTCGCGGCGGGTCGAGCACGGCGATCCGGCCGGCCACGTCGGTGGCGGCGAACCGGGCGTCCGGCGGGGCGTCGACGCCGAGCGCGGTGCCCTGGCCAAGCCCGTCCGCGCCGATCGGGTGCGCGGTGTCGGTGGTGGTGTCGACGAACACGGGCCGGTCGGCCACCACGGTCAGGCCGCCGGTGTGCCCGGCGGGCGTCCCGGCCGGGCAGGCCAGCCGGTCCGCGTCGCGCGCCAGTTCGCAGATCGAGCCGCTGGCGGGCTGGTGCACCCACACCGATCCCGCGGTGGTGGCCACCGGTTCGCCCAGCGCGCCACCGGCGGGCACGGTGGTCAGCGCGTCACCGAGGCGGACGATCCGCCCGGACTGCCGGTACACCAGGTACGGCCCGCCGGCGACCTCGATGGCCACCGGCCGCTCGTCCGTTCCGGTGCCGACTGATTTCTTGACCTCGAGATCGGACTTGCCGAATTCGATGATGCGGTTGCCGCCGACCACATATCCACCGGTTTCGCCCTGGACCACTTGGCTGCCCGGCTCCGCGCCGGGCATCGCCGCCCGCGCGTCGATGGCTCCGCTCGCGCCGTCGAGGTGGAAAACCGACTGCAGCACCGCATTGAACACCCAGTGCCCGGACTGGAGGAAGTCCACCTCGGAACCGGGTTTCGCGGCACCGGAGACCGCCACCACGACCACGGCCGCCAGCGCGGTCACCGTGCTGACCAACGGTGCGCGCCGTCGCCACCGGCCCGTTCCACTGGACGCCACAACCACAGCGTAGCCATGTCGGCCAAGCGATGGGGCCGATTCCGGCGGGAACCGGCCGATTCCGCCTCGGCCAACCAGGCGCGTGTGCTCCTAGTGGGTAGCACGGGTGGCATGGCATTGCCTCCGCGAGACACCGAGCGATACGTTGCTTGCCGGTAGTGCCGATGCGGTACGGAATCCCTGGGGTGACGATGGTCATCAAACGCTGCGCGGCGGTTCTCGCTGCTCTCGTGCTGACAGCACCGCTCACACTCGCGCCGACAGCCGCCGCCGGGGCGAACGCGTCCCCGAATGCGGTCGTCGTCTGGGACCTCAACGCGCAGACCGCCATCTGGGACATCGCGCAGCAAGCGCCGCCGCAGGTCGCCGGACGTGGTTTCGCGATGGTCAGCGGCGCGGTCTACGACGCGGTGAACGCGATCGCCGGCGTGCCGTACCAGCCCTATCTCGTCGCACCGCGAGCCAACGGCCGCGAGTCGGTGGACGCGGCCGTCGGCACGGCCGCCTACCGGGTGCTGGACGCCATTTTCCCCGCACAGCGGGAAAGACTGCGCACGCAGTACGACGAGTGGCTCGCCGGGATCCCGGACGGACCGGCGAAGCACGGCGGCGTCCGGGTCGGCGCCAAGGCGGCCGCCGCGATGATCACCGCACGGCAGAACGACGGCGCCTTCGACCCGCGGCCCTGGACCACCGGCACCCAGCCGGGGCAGTACCGCCCCACTCCGCCGGGCTTCGAGAACACGGGTGCCTGGGTCGGTTTCCTCAAGCCGTTCGCCATTCCGGACGCGACGATGTTCCGCACCGTCGGGCCGCCGGCGCTGACGAGCCACACATACACCCGCGATTTCGACGAGGTCAAGCTCCTCGGCTCGGCGACGAGCACCGTCCGGACCGCGGACCAGACCGATGCCGCGCTCTGGTGGCACGACCGGCGTTCGGTCAGCTGGGGGATGAAGCGCGACCTCGCCGTGACCCAGGAACTCGACGTGCTGGAGACCGCGCGCTTCTACGCGCTGGCGGACTTCACCGGCACGGACGGTGCGATCGCGTGCGCGAACGACAAGGAGTTCTGGCACTTCTGGCGGCCGATCACCGCCATCCGGTCCGCCGACACCGACGGAAACCCCGCCACCGCGGCCGATCCCGGCTGGACCCCACTGGTCATCACGCCGCCGAATCCCGACTACCCCTCCGGGCACACCTGCCGCACCGCCGCGCAGATGACGGCGTACGCACACTTCTTCGGCCGCGACGATGTCTCCTTCAGCGCGTTCAGCGTCGACAGCGGCACCACGCGACACTTCGACAGCTTCTCGCAGGCGACCGCCGAAGTCGTCGGCGCACGGATCTGGGCCGGGATCCACTTCCGCTCCGCGGACGTCGACGGCACCACACTCGGCACGGCCGTCGGCAACGACATCACGAAGCGCTACTTCCGGCCACGCCGATAGCGGGTCAGCTCAGTTTTTGCAGCAGCTCCAGCATGATCCCGTGTTCACCGGGGGTCAGTTCCCGCGCCGGGCGTGCTGACAACGACGCCAGCAGGGTGCGGGCCAGTTCGCGCACGGCCTCGTCCTCCGGCGGTTCGTCCCGGTGGAGCACCGCGGCGAAGAGGGCTTCCCGCATCCGCTCGGCCAACTCCGCGGTTCCCGGTCCGTCCAGAGTGGACAGAAGGCTGAGCGCGGTGCCGACGGAACCGGTGTGGATCAGCGTCGCGGCCTCTTCCGGCGGCAGCCGCAGCCGTCCCGCCGCGGCGAGCCGGTCCAGGATGGCGACGAGGGCGCGGTGGCCCTCGCGGGCCGGTGGGCGTGCCTCGGCGTTGGGCGTGCCGTACATCAGCCGGTAGAACGCCGGGTGTTCGAGGGCGAAGCCGATGTGGTCGTTCCAGCCTCGCCGCAGGTCGGCGAGGGGGTCGCCGGAGGGCTTGCGGGCGCGCTTGGTGCGGAGGTAGCGCGTGAAGCCCTCCTCGGCCACGGCGTCGAGCAGCCCTTTTTTGTCACCGAAGTGGTGGTAGACGGTGGGTGCGGTGACGCCGGCCGCCTGACACACGTCGCGGATCGAGACGGCCTCCGCACCAAGGCGTGCCAGCAGCCCCGCGGTGGCGTCGAGGATCTGCTGCCTGGTGTCGTTCATATAGCGACGATATACCAGAGGCTTGCGATCACTTGCATGGTGTTATATACCTAACGGCGATATAGGGATTGATCTAACGTCGTTACCCAGCCCTGGAGGCGCCGTGCCGAACGACCACACCCGCCGGACCGTGTTCAGATTCAGCGCCGCCGCCGCGGCCGGAACCGCGGCGGCCACCAGGCTCGGCGGCGCCGCCCCCGCCGCCGAGGCGACAGCGCGGGCCGTCCCCGCGGGTTCGTCCGTGGAAATCACCTTGTCGGTCAACGGGGAGCGCCGCCGCGTCGCCGTGGAACCGCGGGTCACCCTGCTCGACGCCCTGCGTGAACGCCTCCGCCTGACGGGCACGAAAAAGGGGTGCGACCGCGGTGAGTGCGGGGCGTGCACCGTGCTGGTGGACGGTGAGCGGATCAAGTCGTGCCTGACCCTGGCCGTGATGCGGCAGGGAGCCGAGATCACCACGGTCGAGGGGCTGGCGCGGGGTGAGGAGTTGCACCCGGTGCAGGCGGCGTTCATCCGCCACGACGCGTTCCAGTGCGGCGGCTGCACGCCCGGTCAGATCATGTCCGCGGTGGCCTGCATCAGCGAGGGCAACACGGGATCCGACGCGGAGATCCGTGAGTCGATGAGCGGCAACCTGTGCAGGTGCGCCGCGTACCAGAACATCGTGGCCGCGGTCGCGGACGCCGCGAAGGAGATGGGGCGATGAGGGCGTTCGGCTACACGGTCGCGGGCAGCCCGGCCGACGCGGTGCGCATCGCCGGGAGCATACCGAACTCCGCGTTCGTGGCGGGTGGCACCGACCTGCTGAACCTCATGCGGGACGGCGCGGAGTCCCACGACCACCTCGTCGACGTCAACCATCTCGACCGTGCCGGAGTCACCGCGGATCACGTGACGCTGCGGATCGGCGGGTCGGCGCGAATGCGGCAGGTCGCCGATCATCCGGTGGTGCGACGGAACTTCCCGGTGCTGTCACAGGCATTGCTCGCCTCGGCGTCCCCGCAGGTGCGCAACATGGCGACGATCGGCGGGAACCTGTTGCAGCGCACCAGGTGCGGCTACTTCCGGGACGCCGGATCGGCCTGCAACAAGCGGGTGCCCGGCTCGGGCTGCCCGGCGATCGCCGGGCACAACCGGGGAAACGCGATTCTGGGCGGCAGCGACCACTGCATCGCCACGCATCCATCGGATCTCGCGGTCGCTCTCGTGGCACTGGACGCGAGCGTGGACCTGCTCGGCCCGGACGGCCGAAGAACCGTCCCGATCGCCGATTTCCACCTTCTCCCCGGCGTCACCCCGCACCAGGAAACCGTGTTGCGCCAAGGAGAACTCATCACTCACGTGAACGTCCCGCGTACGCCCGCCGCCGAGCACTCGCGGTACCTGAAGCTGCGCGACCGGGCCAGTTT
The genomic region above belongs to Amycolatopsis sp. YIM 10 and contains:
- a CDS encoding xanthine dehydrogenase family protein subunit M: MRAFGYTVAGSPADAVRIAGSIPNSAFVAGGTDLLNLMRDGAESHDHLVDVNHLDRAGVTADHVTLRIGGSARMRQVADHPVVRRNFPVLSQALLASASPQVRNMATIGGNLLQRTRCGYFRDAGSACNKRVPGSGCPAIAGHNRGNAILGGSDHCIATHPSDLAVALVALDASVDLLGPDGRRTVPIADFHLLPGVTPHQETVLRQGELITHVNVPRTPAAEHSRYLKLRDRASFEFAVVSVAAALRMDGRTVRDVRLAFGGVGTRPWRDPRVEDALRGKPLTEAAVAEAGRVLIRDAVPREGNGFKVELVQRALASILSELGGIR
- a CDS encoding fibronectin type III domain-containing protein — its product is MASSGTGRWRRRAPLVSTVTALAAVVVVAVSGAAKPGSEVDFLQSGHWVFNAVLQSVFHLDGASGAIDARAAMPGAEPGSQVVQGETGGYVVGGNRIIEFGKSDLEVKKSVGTGTDERPVAIEVAGGPYLVYRQSGRIVRLGDALTTVPAGGALGEPVATTAGSVWVHQPASGSICELARDADRLACPAGTPAGHTGGLTVVADRPVFVDTTTDTAHPIGADGLGQGTALGVDAPPDARFAATDVAGRIAVLDPPRHRMHLVDPGPAKSPPVSVDLPAGDYADLASAGQAVVLLDRAKNSVLTYDPQGHLKHDVPMPPGQPRLAKGEDSRIYVDSHDGGHVLVVAGDGEVKPVPVAAPQTPTSPPPPQQPVTPPAQPRQPPAKPQPEPPKPPPAQQQQQAPPPNPASPPGAPPGVKATAGNAAITVNWGAAAPNGGAVRDYHVSWSSSAGNGSKTVGGAARSTTLGGLANGTTYTITVTAENVAGRGPGAETSGSPIAPERSITLSRGAPVTTIDDCSIPECAYMRIVATGFTPGQSYTFEPHATATSYQGGSSTRTAGADGGITFEAFHFDQIDETVWVTADGVESNRITWAKG
- a CDS encoding vanadium-dependent haloperoxidase is translated as MLTAPLTLAPTAAAGANASPNAVVVWDLNAQTAIWDIAQQAPPQVAGRGFAMVSGAVYDAVNAIAGVPYQPYLVAPRANGRESVDAAVGTAAYRVLDAIFPAQRERLRTQYDEWLAGIPDGPAKHGGVRVGAKAAAAMITARQNDGAFDPRPWTTGTQPGQYRPTPPGFENTGAWVGFLKPFAIPDATMFRTVGPPALTSHTYTRDFDEVKLLGSATSTVRTADQTDAALWWHDRRSVSWGMKRDLAVTQELDVLETARFYALADFTGTDGAIACANDKEFWHFWRPITAIRSADTDGNPATAADPGWTPLVITPPNPDYPSGHTCRTAAQMTAYAHFFGRDDVSFSAFSVDSGTTRHFDSFSQATAEVVGARIWAGIHFRSADVDGTTLGTAVGNDITKRYFRPRR
- a CDS encoding (2Fe-2S)-binding protein gives rise to the protein MPNDHTRRTVFRFSAAAAAGTAAATRLGGAAPAAEATARAVPAGSSVEITLSVNGERRRVAVEPRVTLLDALRERLRLTGTKKGCDRGECGACTVLVDGERIKSCLTLAVMRQGAEITTVEGLARGEELHPVQAAFIRHDAFQCGGCTPGQIMSAVACISEGNTGSDAEIRESMSGNLCRCAAYQNIVAAVADAAKEMGR
- a CDS encoding TetR/AcrR family transcriptional regulator; the encoded protein is MNDTRQQILDATAGLLARLGAEAVSIRDVCQAAGVTAPTVYHHFGDKKGLLDAVAEEGFTRYLRTKRARKPSGDPLADLRRGWNDHIGFALEHPAFYRLMYGTPNAEARPPAREGHRALVAILDRLAAAGRLRLPPEEAATLIHTGSVGTALSLLSTLDGPGTAELAERMREALFAAVLHRDEPPEDEAVRELARTLLASLSARPARELTPGEHGIMLELLQKLS